A region of Piscinibacter gummiphilus DNA encodes the following proteins:
- a CDS encoding sensor histidine kinase — translation MSAGSPKPAERSPREERRRAARRAMQPREESWFGALGVAGDTQAPEDGWVDAPESRHDGDWQAVGAKESESRFLSRQARRIVGSGQSAFQRIYGAFLSARATLGLALVLSVVISSAFGNRPPILVAAICVAYAAITCSMWLFPRVRPAVRPSTLARLRSPQWIATIGVDIVCFVGLHAVSPASSLNYVALLVLPVLMAGVLTPRLMAFATTACITLALLALAAFGVVKGGDLTVLLTQAGLAGAGLFVVTILAGELAGRLAREELTARGSLELARQQAQLNRLVIEEMTEGVIVVDRRGRVRAANPAARGLLVTEGLSSEAPFQLWGVDAWSALVKSVERAFSDGRWPEGGRDVVLTFDSGVTRTLRLRVRFTRRRESNATEELCVLFLEDVRSVQARTRQEKLAAMGRVSAGIAHEIRNPLAAISQANALMAEDATTPSQRQLTRMVTDNVERLKRIVDDVMEVSPGAAREPEVIDVTALVASTCSEWARTVELPLGEQSVLRVDLPTQPVGVLFDPEHLRRVLVNLLDNAKRHASNVPGAVRVRLSVRDDSRAVVSVLSDGQPIPPDVERYLFEPFFSTRSRGTGLGLYICRELCERYGARIDYRVRPPAEPNRNEFFVAMRRQPLPTGGVGEARLHLTS, via the coding sequence ATGAGCGCCGGCTCGCCGAAGCCCGCAGAACGCAGTCCCCGCGAAGAACGCCGCCGGGCCGCCCGGCGTGCCATGCAGCCGCGCGAGGAGTCGTGGTTCGGCGCGCTCGGGGTCGCGGGCGACACCCAGGCGCCCGAGGACGGCTGGGTCGACGCGCCGGAGTCCCGGCACGACGGCGACTGGCAGGCCGTGGGCGCGAAGGAATCGGAGTCCCGTTTCCTGAGCCGCCAGGCGCGGCGCATCGTGGGCAGCGGCCAGTCGGCGTTCCAGCGCATCTACGGCGCGTTCCTCAGTGCGCGGGCCACGCTGGGCCTGGCCCTCGTGCTGTCGGTCGTGATCAGCAGCGCGTTCGGCAACCGCCCGCCGATCCTCGTGGCGGCGATCTGCGTCGCGTACGCGGCCATCACGTGCAGCATGTGGCTGTTCCCCCGCGTGCGGCCCGCGGTGCGGCCGAGCACGCTCGCGCGGCTGCGCAGCCCGCAATGGATCGCCACCATCGGGGTCGACATCGTCTGTTTCGTCGGCTTGCATGCCGTGTCGCCGGCCTCGTCGCTCAACTACGTGGCCCTGCTCGTGCTGCCGGTGCTGATGGCCGGCGTGCTCACGCCGCGCCTGATGGCGTTCGCCACCACCGCCTGCATCACGCTCGCGCTGCTGGCACTCGCCGCGTTCGGCGTGGTCAAGGGGGGCGATCTCACCGTGCTGCTCACCCAGGCCGGGCTTGCGGGCGCCGGGCTGTTCGTCGTCACCATCCTCGCCGGCGAACTCGCCGGCCGGCTCGCCCGCGAGGAGCTGACCGCCCGGGGCAGCCTCGAGCTCGCGCGGCAGCAGGCGCAGCTCAACCGCCTCGTGATCGAGGAGATGACCGAGGGCGTGATCGTCGTCGACCGCCGGGGCCGCGTCCGCGCGGCGAACCCAGCGGCACGGGGGCTGCTGGTCACCGAGGGTCTGTCGAGCGAGGCGCCGTTCCAGCTGTGGGGGGTGGACGCGTGGTCGGCCCTCGTGAAATCGGTCGAGCGGGCATTCTCGGACGGGCGCTGGCCGGAAGGCGGGCGCGACGTGGTGCTGACGTTCGACTCCGGCGTCACGCGCACGCTGCGCCTGCGGGTGCGGTTCACGCGCCGCCGCGAGTCCAACGCCACCGAGGAACTGTGCGTGCTGTTCCTGGAGGACGTGCGCAGCGTGCAGGCGCGCACCCGGCAGGAGAAGCTGGCGGCGATGGGGCGGGTGTCCGCCGGCATCGCCCACGAGATCCGCAACCCGCTCGCGGCCATCTCGCAGGCCAACGCCCTGATGGCCGAGGACGCCACCACGCCCAGCCAGCGGCAGCTCACGCGCATGGTCACGGACAACGTGGAGCGCCTCAAGCGCATCGTCGACGACGTGATGGAGGTCTCCCCCGGCGCCGCGCGCGAGCCGGAGGTGATCGACGTCACCGCGCTGGTGGCGTCCACCTGCAGCGAATGGGCGCGCACCGTGGAACTGCCGCTCGGCGAGCAGAGCGTGCTGCGCGTGGACCTGCCCACGCAACCGGTCGGCGTGCTGTTCGACCCCGAGCACCTGCGGCGCGTGCTCGTGAACCTGCTCGACAACGCCAAGCGCCATGCGAGCAACGTCCCCGGCGCCGTGCGGGTGCGCCTGAGCGTGCGGGACGACTCCCGGGCCGTGGTGAGCGTGCTCAGCGACGGCCAGCCCATCCCGCCGGATGTGGAACGTTACCTCTTCGAACCGTTCTTTTCGACGCGCAGCCGCGGAACGGGCCTGGGCCTGTATATTTGCCGCGAATTGTGCGAACGTTACGGCGCGCGCATCGACTACCGGGTCCGGCCGCCGGCCGAACCCAACCGAAACGAGTTTTTCGTGGCCATGCGCCGCCAGCCCCTGCCCACCGGCGGCGTCGGCGAAGCCCGATTGCACCTGACCTCATGA
- a CDS encoding PP0621 family protein yields MARLIFFAVLFLVLFLLLKHFTRRRDRDDTGTPAAPPPADAADPSPVMVACAHCGVHLPRTETLAGPDGVYCSEAHRAAAARGPGNDR; encoded by the coding sequence ATGGCAAGACTCATCTTCTTCGCAGTGCTGTTCCTGGTGCTGTTCCTGCTGCTCAAGCATTTCACCCGCCGCCGTGACCGTGACGACACGGGCACCCCGGCCGCCCCGCCTCCCGCAGACGCAGCCGACCCGTCGCCGGTCATGGTGGCCTGCGCGCACTGCGGCGTCCACCTGCCGCGCACCGAAACCCTGGCCGGACCGGACGGCGTGTACTGCAGCGAGGCCCACCGGGCCGCCGCCGCCCGCGGCCCCGGAAACGACCGATGA